In Arthrobacter sp. SLBN-112, a genomic segment contains:
- a CDS encoding 3-oxoacyl-ACP synthase III, translating into MAGNATFRHSNTALLSVSSVEAPRIVSSTDFDRRLASTLQRLKFPPRLLERVAGITHRRWWAPGTTFDDAAIEAGAKALAEAGIEASEVGLLINTSVTRRNLEPSVAVKIHHGLGLPSSAMNFDLANACLGFVNALTLAANMIDSGQIRYAVIVNGEDAQMTQEATLARLQRPETTRDDFNREFATLTLGSGAAAAVLGPADQHPGAHRIVGGVMRAGTEHHDLCVGGIDGMTTDTKGLLDGGLQLVVDAWQEAQPEWDWAEMDRYVTHQVSNAYTQAIINAIDLDPDKVPITFPHWGNVGPASLPMTLAAETQTLGSGDRVLCMGVGSGLNTAMLEIVW; encoded by the coding sequence TTGGCAGGTAATGCAACCTTCCGCCACAGCAACACCGCGCTGCTCTCGGTCAGCAGCGTTGAAGCTCCGAGGATTGTGAGCTCCACCGACTTCGACCGCAGGCTGGCCTCCACTCTGCAGCGGCTTAAGTTTCCGCCCCGGCTGCTTGAGCGCGTTGCCGGCATCACGCACCGCCGCTGGTGGGCCCCGGGAACCACGTTCGATGATGCTGCCATCGAGGCCGGCGCCAAAGCCCTGGCCGAGGCGGGCATCGAAGCGTCGGAGGTGGGCCTCTTGATCAACACGTCGGTGACACGGCGCAACCTGGAACCCTCCGTCGCGGTGAAGATCCATCATGGACTGGGCCTGCCGTCGTCGGCCATGAACTTTGACCTCGCCAATGCCTGCCTGGGGTTCGTGAACGCCCTGACCCTGGCTGCCAACATGATTGATTCCGGGCAGATCCGGTACGCGGTGATCGTCAACGGCGAGGACGCCCAGATGACCCAGGAGGCCACGCTTGCCCGGCTGCAGCGCCCCGAAACAACCCGGGACGATTTCAACCGGGAGTTCGCCACGCTGACGCTCGGCTCCGGGGCTGCCGCCGCCGTCCTGGGCCCGGCGGACCAGCACCCGGGAGCCCACCGGATAGTGGGCGGCGTGATGCGCGCCGGCACCGAGCACCACGACCTCTGCGTGGGCGGCATCGACGGCATGACCACCGATACCAAGGGCCTGCTCGACGGCGGCCTGCAGCTGGTGGTCGATGCCTGGCAGGAGGCCCAGCCGGAGTGGGACTGGGCGGAGATGGACCGCTACGTCACGCACCAGGTCAGCAACGCCTACACCCAGGCGATCATCAATGCGATCGACCTTGACCCGGACAAGGTCCCCATCACGTTCCCGCACTGGGGCAACGTGGGCCCCGCGTCTTTGCCGATGACCCTTGCTGCCGAGACCCAGACCCTGGGAAGCGGTGACAGGGTGCTGTGCATGGGTGTCGGTTCGGGCCTGAACACCGCGATGCTGGAAATCGTTTGGTGA
- the smc gene encoding chromosome segregation protein SMC, with protein sequence MHLKSLTVRGFKSFASATTFDFEPGVTAVVGPNGSGKSNVVDALAWVMGEQGAKTLRGGKMEDVIFAGTSGRPPLGRAHVSLTIDNTDGALPIEYSEVTISRTLFRTGGSEYAINGAGCRLLDIQELLSDSGLGREMHVIVGQGQLDRVLHATPEDRRGFIEEAAGILKHRRRKERTVRKLEAMQANLQRLTDLTGEIRRQLTPLGKQAEVARRAQRVQFDVRDARARLLADDFVQLQQALEQDVADEAALKARRTAVEQELEDGRRQQAALEQLAAEATPRLNAARDTWYRLSTARERLRSLGTLATERSRLLGSDDAPAPSGRDPEQLERQAARVRQEMSELETDIVRRRGALDAASTAKADAERAARAEDQRLTAQLRAAADRREGLARLAGQVGAARSRVESAQAELGRLRESLAAGTERRAKAQSEFTALENQVAGVEEGEESLDADYEAASGVLDAVLGDIAGLKNAVNEGIRKRDALAARLEALKLGLDRKDGARHALEAGLPGVRGSLADALTVQAGFEAAIAAALGQASEAILVQDGATAAAVLQVLKDDDGGRASLLLASAAAGQPRDALDVELPDEARWAAGLVDGPAVEVSLVRHLLSGTVVVPGMDAAAALVAALPGVTAVTREGDVFTAVSATGGSAKAPSLLEVQAAVDDAGRELSAVTADLERNRFGLAAAEARRTAAQEDADAALDRLHESDARLAAVAERLGHLNSVLRSAVGESERLAASLARAEENVAAEEEALAAITARLAAAQEAPVEQEPSTKYRDELAGAASAARAAEVEARLSLRSAEEQLAATGNRAVSLERAAATERRAREEAAERARRRRIQARRAAAVSAGVDVALGYVDVSVELARHERDLAEENRERRDRGLRDIRDSNDALARELADLTDNVHRDELARAQQRARIEAVETRSVDELGITPEALVAEFGPHVPVPVPAEESGDKWAALRAAVDAGGEEIREGKPYVRQEQEKRLRKAERDLASLGKVNPLALEEFAALEERHQFLSTQLEDLKASRRDLLDIIKEVDDRVQRVFAEAFEDTQAQFVRVFERLFPGGEGRLVLTEPDDMLNTGIDVEARPAGKKIKRLSLLSGGERSLTAVALLVAIFKARPSPFYVMDEVEAALDDTNLGRLITIFEELRESSQLIVITHQKRTMEVADALYGVTMRGDGVSTVISQRLGAEV encoded by the coding sequence TTGCACCTCAAAAGCCTCACCGTCCGGGGGTTCAAGTCCTTTGCGTCGGCCACCACCTTCGACTTCGAACCCGGCGTCACCGCCGTTGTGGGTCCCAACGGCTCCGGCAAGTCCAACGTGGTTGATGCACTGGCCTGGGTCATGGGCGAGCAAGGCGCCAAAACCCTCCGCGGTGGCAAGATGGAGGATGTCATCTTCGCCGGGACATCGGGCCGGCCGCCGCTGGGACGTGCCCACGTTTCGCTGACCATCGACAACACCGACGGCGCCCTGCCCATCGAGTACAGCGAAGTGACCATCTCACGGACCCTCTTCCGGACGGGCGGATCCGAGTACGCCATCAACGGAGCGGGTTGCCGGCTGCTGGATATCCAGGAACTGTTGTCGGATTCCGGGCTGGGCCGGGAAATGCACGTCATTGTGGGCCAGGGGCAACTGGACCGGGTCCTGCACGCCACCCCGGAGGACCGGCGCGGCTTCATCGAGGAGGCCGCGGGCATCCTCAAGCACCGCCGGCGCAAGGAGCGGACGGTCCGCAAACTGGAGGCGATGCAGGCCAATCTCCAGCGGCTGACCGATCTCACCGGGGAGATCCGCCGCCAGCTCACGCCCCTCGGCAAGCAGGCGGAAGTGGCGCGCCGAGCCCAGCGCGTCCAGTTCGATGTCCGGGACGCCCGGGCGCGCCTCCTGGCCGATGACTTTGTCCAGCTTCAGCAGGCCCTGGAACAGGATGTGGCCGATGAAGCCGCGCTCAAAGCCAGGCGGACCGCCGTCGAACAGGAACTGGAAGACGGCCGCAGGCAGCAGGCGGCGCTGGAACAACTGGCTGCGGAGGCCACGCCCCGGCTCAACGCTGCCCGCGACACCTGGTACCGGCTGTCCACCGCCCGGGAACGGCTCCGTTCCCTCGGCACGCTGGCCACCGAACGCAGCCGCCTGCTGGGGTCCGACGACGCCCCGGCGCCTTCCGGGCGGGACCCGGAACAACTGGAACGACAGGCCGCACGGGTCCGGCAGGAGATGTCCGAACTCGAAACGGATATTGTGCGCCGTCGCGGCGCCCTGGACGCCGCGAGCACCGCGAAGGCCGACGCCGAGCGGGCTGCGCGCGCCGAAGACCAGCGGCTCACGGCCCAGCTGCGGGCGGCCGCTGACCGCCGGGAAGGCCTGGCCCGCCTGGCCGGGCAGGTCGGCGCGGCGCGGTCCCGGGTGGAGTCAGCCCAGGCGGAGCTGGGCAGGCTCCGCGAATCCCTTGCCGCCGGCACCGAGCGGCGCGCCAAGGCACAATCCGAATTCACGGCCCTGGAAAACCAGGTCGCAGGAGTGGAAGAGGGGGAAGAGTCCCTCGACGCCGATTACGAGGCCGCCAGCGGCGTGCTCGATGCGGTGCTTGGCGACATCGCGGGCCTCAAGAACGCCGTCAACGAGGGCATCCGCAAACGCGACGCCCTCGCCGCGCGCCTGGAGGCCCTGAAGCTCGGCCTTGACCGCAAGGACGGTGCCCGGCACGCGCTGGAAGCCGGGCTGCCGGGAGTCCGCGGCAGCCTCGCGGACGCGTTGACGGTGCAGGCCGGTTTCGAGGCTGCAATCGCGGCGGCACTCGGGCAGGCATCGGAGGCCATCCTGGTCCAGGACGGTGCCACGGCGGCCGCGGTCCTGCAGGTCCTCAAGGACGACGACGGCGGCCGGGCGTCCTTGCTCCTCGCCTCCGCGGCCGCAGGCCAGCCGCGGGACGCCCTGGACGTGGAGCTCCCCGACGAAGCCCGGTGGGCTGCCGGGCTGGTGGACGGCCCGGCGGTGGAGGTGTCACTGGTCCGTCACCTGCTGTCCGGAACCGTCGTCGTCCCCGGAATGGATGCCGCCGCGGCGCTCGTGGCCGCGCTGCCCGGCGTCACGGCCGTCACCAGGGAGGGGGACGTGTTTACCGCCGTCTCGGCCACGGGCGGTTCGGCGAAAGCACCGTCCCTCCTGGAGGTGCAGGCCGCGGTGGACGACGCCGGGCGCGAACTTTCGGCGGTCACCGCGGACTTGGAGCGGAACAGGTTCGGCCTGGCCGCCGCCGAGGCCCGGCGCACCGCGGCGCAGGAAGACGCGGACGCAGCCCTGGACCGGCTGCACGAATCCGATGCCCGGCTCGCCGCCGTCGCCGAACGCCTGGGCCACCTCAACTCGGTGCTGCGCAGCGCCGTCGGCGAAAGTGAACGCCTGGCAGCCTCCCTGGCCCGCGCCGAAGAGAACGTCGCTGCCGAGGAAGAAGCGCTCGCGGCCATCACCGCCCGGCTCGCCGCTGCCCAGGAAGCACCCGTCGAGCAGGAACCCTCCACCAAATACCGGGACGAGCTGGCGGGCGCCGCGTCCGCCGCACGCGCCGCCGAGGTGGAAGCACGGTTGTCCCTCCGCAGCGCCGAGGAACAGCTGGCAGCCACCGGCAACCGGGCCGTCTCCCTGGAACGCGCGGCCGCCACCGAACGCCGGGCCCGCGAGGAAGCAGCCGAACGCGCGCGGCGCCGCCGCATCCAGGCCCGGCGGGCCGCGGCCGTTTCCGCTGGGGTGGACGTGGCCCTTGGCTACGTGGACGTCTCCGTCGAGCTCGCCCGGCACGAACGCGACCTGGCAGAGGAGAACCGGGAGCGGCGGGACCGCGGACTGCGGGACATCCGGGACTCGAACGACGCCCTGGCCCGTGAACTGGCGGACCTGACTGACAATGTGCACCGTGACGAACTTGCCCGGGCCCAGCAGCGGGCCAGGATCGAGGCGGTGGAAACCCGGTCCGTGGACGAACTGGGAATCACGCCGGAGGCCTTGGTCGCGGAGTTCGGGCCGCACGTCCCGGTTCCGGTTCCGGCGGAGGAATCCGGCGACAAATGGGCGGCCCTGCGCGCTGCCGTCGATGCAGGCGGCGAGGAGATCAGGGAAGGCAAACCCTACGTGCGGCAGGAACAGGAGAAACGGCTGCGGAAGGCCGAACGGGACCTCGCCAGCCTGGGCAAGGTAAACCCCCTGGCGCTGGAGGAATTCGCGGCGCTGGAGGAGCGGCACCAGTTCCTCAGCACGCAGCTGGAGGACCTCAAGGCGAGCCGCCGGGACCTGCTGGACATCATCAAAGAGGTGGATGACCGGGTCCAGCGCGTGTTCGCGGAAGCCTTCGAGGACACCCAGGCCCAGTTCGTCAGGGTCTTCGAGCGGCTTTTCCCCGGCGGCGAAGGCCGCCTGGTCCTGACCGAGCCCGACGACATGCTTAACACCGGCATTGACGTGGAGGCCCGCCCCGCGGGCAAGAAGATCAAACGGCTCTCCCTGCTCTCCGGCGGCGAACGCTCACTCACCGCGGTGGCACTGCTGGTGGCCATCTTCAAAGCCCGGCCGTCCCCGTTCTACGTCATGGACGAAGTGGAGGCTGCGCTGGACGACACCAACCTGGGCCGCCTGATCACCATCTTCGAGGAACTCCGGGAGTCCAGCCAGCTGATCGTCATCACCCACCAAAAGCGGACCATGGAGGTGGCGGACGCGCTGTACGGCGTCACCATGCGGGGCGACGGCGTTTCCACCGTCATCAGCCAGCGCCTCGGCGCCGAGGTGTAG
- the ftsY gene encoding signal recognition particle-docking protein FtsY translates to MNDILPIVLSILVALVVIGALIPVLIKTRRNITRYPETRDANDPEVRSGGGTAVEESTGTIERGGPAGVELDDLDTTTVPDDAAGLETIPVETPLPVAGRLTRLRERLVRSNNIMGKGLLALLSSDRIDEGVWDEVEETLLLADLGTEPTMQLVDALRERVKVLGTRTPEHVKAMLREELIKLVDPTMDRSLNVERHADKPAVMMVVGVNGVGKTTTVGKLARVLVAEDKDVLLGAADTFRAAAAEQLATWGARVGVPTVKSDIDGADPASVAYEAVKAGIEQEVDVVMIDTAGRLQNKVGLMDELGKVKRVVEKLAEVDEVLLVLDATTGQNGLNQARVFSEVVNITGIVLTKLDGTAKGGIVVAIQKSLGVPVKLVGLGEGADDLAPFDTESFVDALLN, encoded by the coding sequence GTGAATGACATCCTTCCCATTGTCCTGTCCATCCTTGTTGCCCTGGTGGTCATCGGCGCGCTGATCCCGGTCCTGATCAAGACGCGGAGGAACATCACCCGTTACCCGGAGACCCGGGACGCAAACGATCCCGAGGTCCGCTCCGGGGGCGGCACGGCGGTGGAGGAAAGCACCGGAACCATCGAGCGCGGGGGCCCCGCCGGCGTCGAACTCGACGACCTCGACACCACCACGGTCCCGGACGATGCTGCCGGGCTGGAAACCATTCCGGTCGAAACCCCGCTGCCCGTCGCCGGGCGCCTCACCCGGCTGCGGGAGCGGCTGGTCCGCTCCAACAACATCATGGGCAAGGGCCTGCTGGCCCTGCTCTCCAGCGACCGGATCGACGAGGGCGTCTGGGATGAGGTGGAGGAGACACTCCTGCTCGCGGACCTGGGCACCGAGCCCACCATGCAGCTGGTGGACGCGCTCCGGGAACGCGTCAAGGTCCTGGGCACCAGGACCCCCGAACACGTCAAGGCCATGCTCCGTGAAGAACTCATCAAGCTGGTCGATCCCACCATGGACCGCAGCCTTAACGTTGAGCGGCACGCGGACAAGCCCGCCGTCATGATGGTGGTGGGCGTCAACGGCGTCGGAAAGACCACCACCGTGGGCAAACTCGCCCGGGTGCTGGTAGCAGAGGATAAGGACGTCCTGCTGGGCGCAGCGGACACCTTCCGGGCCGCCGCCGCGGAGCAGCTGGCAACCTGGGGGGCGCGCGTTGGTGTTCCCACCGTGAAGTCCGACATTGACGGCGCGGACCCGGCGTCGGTCGCCTACGAAGCGGTGAAGGCAGGCATCGAGCAGGAAGTCGACGTCGTCATGATCGACACCGCCGGCCGCCTGCAGAACAAGGTGGGCCTGATGGACGAGCTGGGCAAGGTCAAGCGCGTGGTGGAGAAGCTGGCCGAGGTGGACGAGGTCCTGCTGGTGCTGGACGCCACCACCGGCCAGAACGGCCTGAACCAGGCGCGGGTCTTCTCCGAGGTGGTCAACATCACCGGCATCGTCCTGACCAAACTGGACGGAACCGCCAAGGGCGGCATCGTCGTCGCCATCCAGAAGTCACTGGGCGTCCCCGTCAAACTCGTGGGCCTCGGAGAAGGCGCCGACGACCTCGCGCCGTTCGATACCGAAAGCTTTGTTGACGCGCTGCTGAACTGA
- a CDS encoding MFS transporter, giving the protein MTAPPPLNGVTARILARLRPQREKLPRDIVVMLAAAFLIALGFGLVAPVLPQFATTFGVGNTEAAVIVAIFAFMRLAFAPAGGALIGKRGERPIYVAGLLIVALSTAACAFAQDYWQLLLFRGLGGAGSVMFTVASMALVVRLAPPKSRGRVSGAYASAFLIGNVCGPIVGGLLAGLGLRVPFLAYAGALLVAAFVVQTQLSHQRRGAGEAHKRAPDMRFGDALAAGTYRSALLSSFANGWATFGVRMATVPLFAAAAFGAGPQAAGLALAVFAAGNAAALAFSGRLADSLGRKPMMISGLVVAGLSTASIGITHDLPWFLAASTLAGVGSGLFGPAQQAAVADVIGNGRSGGKVLAAYQMTSDVGAIVGPVVAGLLADGLGFGWAFAVTGAMLLLAAGGWLPTRETLRTAGD; this is encoded by the coding sequence ATGACGGCACCACCCCCGCTAAACGGCGTCACGGCAAGGATTTTGGCCCGCCTGAGGCCCCAGCGGGAGAAGCTTCCGCGGGACATCGTGGTGATGCTGGCCGCAGCGTTCCTCATCGCCCTTGGATTCGGGCTTGTTGCCCCCGTATTGCCCCAATTCGCAACAACCTTTGGGGTGGGAAACACCGAGGCCGCCGTCATCGTGGCGATCTTTGCGTTCATGCGCCTCGCCTTCGCTCCGGCCGGGGGCGCACTGATCGGCAAACGTGGCGAACGCCCCATCTACGTTGCCGGGCTGTTGATCGTGGCGCTGTCCACGGCTGCATGCGCGTTCGCCCAGGACTACTGGCAGCTCCTGCTGTTCCGCGGCCTGGGCGGCGCGGGCTCGGTGATGTTCACCGTTGCCTCGATGGCCTTGGTGGTCCGGTTGGCGCCGCCGAAGAGCAGGGGCCGGGTGTCGGGCGCCTACGCGTCGGCGTTCCTGATCGGGAACGTCTGCGGCCCGATCGTGGGCGGGCTGCTGGCCGGGCTGGGGCTGCGGGTCCCGTTCCTGGCATACGCCGGCGCCCTGCTCGTGGCCGCGTTCGTGGTGCAGACCCAGTTGAGCCACCAGCGCCGTGGCGCCGGCGAAGCACACAAGCGCGCCCCGGACATGCGTTTCGGCGATGCCCTGGCGGCCGGAACCTACCGGTCGGCGCTCCTGTCCAGCTTCGCCAACGGCTGGGCCACCTTCGGCGTCCGGATGGCAACGGTGCCGTTGTTCGCCGCGGCCGCGTTTGGGGCGGGGCCGCAGGCGGCAGGACTGGCGCTGGCGGTATTCGCCGCCGGCAACGCGGCCGCCCTGGCCTTTTCGGGGCGGCTCGCGGACTCCCTTGGACGCAAGCCCATGATGATTTCCGGACTGGTGGTGGCGGGCCTGTCAACCGCGTCGATCGGCATCACCCACGATCTGCCCTGGTTCCTCGCGGCGTCGACGCTGGCCGGCGTCGGATCCGGTCTCTTCGGCCCCGCGCAGCAGGCCGCCGTGGCGGACGTGATCGGCAATGGCCGCTCCGGCGGCAAGGTGCTGGCCGCGTATCAGATGACCTCCGACGTGGGCGCGATCGTGGGACCGGTCGTGGCGGGCCTGCTGGCGGACGGCCTGGGGTTCGGCTGGGCGTTCGCGGTCACCGGCGCCATGCTGCTGCTGGCAGCCGGCGGATGGCTGCCCACCCGGGAAACCCTCCGCACGGCCGGGGACTGA
- a CDS encoding ammonium transporter encodes MELTAGLVWLLVASALVLFMTPGLAFFYGGMTRAKSALNMMMMSFVAIGTVGITWVLWGASMSTSNEDNFFQIFANPFSHFGLHNFTDPADLLKVGYAATFAIITVALISGAVADRAKFSAWVIFTPIWATLVYAPLAFMVWGGGLFSKDGWFGQTFAPVIDFAGGTVVHINAGVAGLVLVLIIGNRKGFGKDPNHRPHNIPFVMLGAAILWFGWFGFNAGAAATVEQAGLIWINTLAAPAAAMLGWLAVERIRDGHPTSLGAASGVVAGLVAITPACANVSPLGAIALGVVAGIASALAVGLKFKLGYDDSLDVVGVHLVAGVIGTVAIGFLATPDQGAAGLFYGGGTTQLVAQVLAALLSIAFTAVMTLIIAYPIHKTMGFRISEHQEIAGADLSLHAETAYEFGVGGHGGSFQPLHDMVTGKTQAETRESATGAQKAQPATGKESVGA; translated from the coding sequence ATGGAACTCACCGCAGGTCTCGTTTGGCTCCTGGTTGCTTCAGCACTCGTGCTGTTCATGACCCCGGGCCTGGCATTCTTTTATGGCGGCATGACGCGCGCCAAGTCGGCACTGAACATGATGATGATGAGCTTCGTCGCCATCGGAACGGTCGGCATCACGTGGGTGCTGTGGGGCGCCTCCATGTCCACGAGCAACGAGGACAACTTCTTCCAAATCTTCGCCAACCCGTTCAGCCACTTTGGGCTGCACAACTTCACGGACCCGGCAGACCTGCTGAAGGTGGGCTACGCCGCAACCTTCGCGATCATCACCGTCGCACTGATCTCCGGCGCCGTCGCGGACCGCGCAAAGTTCTCCGCCTGGGTGATCTTCACGCCGATCTGGGCAACGCTGGTCTACGCACCGCTGGCCTTCATGGTGTGGGGTGGCGGCCTGTTCTCCAAGGACGGCTGGTTCGGCCAGACCTTCGCTCCGGTCATCGACTTCGCCGGAGGCACCGTGGTGCACATCAACGCCGGTGTTGCCGGCCTCGTGCTGGTGCTGATCATTGGTAACAGGAAGGGCTTCGGCAAGGACCCGAACCACCGCCCGCACAACATTCCGTTCGTCATGCTCGGCGCAGCCATCCTGTGGTTCGGCTGGTTCGGCTTCAACGCCGGCGCCGCTGCCACGGTCGAGCAGGCAGGCCTGATCTGGATCAACACCCTGGCAGCCCCGGCCGCCGCCATGCTGGGCTGGCTTGCCGTCGAACGTATCCGGGACGGCCACCCCACCTCGCTCGGCGCCGCCTCCGGTGTGGTAGCCGGCCTGGTCGCCATCACTCCGGCCTGTGCCAACGTCTCACCGCTCGGTGCGATTGCCCTGGGCGTCGTCGCCGGTATCGCCTCGGCCCTGGCGGTCGGCCTGAAGTTCAAGCTCGGCTACGACGACTCCCTGGATGTCGTGGGTGTCCACCTCGTCGCAGGTGTCATCGGCACGGTGGCCATCGGTTTCCTCGCCACCCCCGACCAGGGTGCTGCCGGCCTGTTCTACGGCGGCGGCACAACCCAGCTGGTGGCCCAGGTTCTGGCAGCACTGCTCTCCATCGCCTTCACCGCCGTGATGACCCTGATCATCGCCTACCCCATCCACAAGACCATGGGCTTCCGCATCTCCGAGCACCAGGAAATCGCCGGCGCAGACCTCAGCCTCCACGCCGAGACTGCCTACGAGTTCGGCGTCGGCGGCCACGGTGGGAGCTTCCAGCCGCTGCACGACATGGTGACCGGAAAGACCCAGGCGGAAACCCGGGAATCCGCAACCGGAGCTCAGAAGGCACAGCCGGCAACAGGCAAGGAAAGCGTGGGGGCATGA
- a CDS encoding P-II family nitrogen regulator, producing MKLITAIVRPEKLEAIREGLEAYGVQGLTVSAASGYGRQRGYTEVYRGAEYNVDLLPKIRVEVLATDEQSDDILDVIIASSNTGRAGDGKVWTIDVHEAVRVRTGERGVAAI from the coding sequence ATGAAACTGATCACTGCAATCGTCAGGCCGGAAAAGCTCGAAGCCATCCGGGAAGGACTGGAGGCCTACGGCGTACAGGGACTCACCGTCAGCGCAGCCAGCGGATATGGACGCCAGCGCGGCTACACCGAGGTGTACCGGGGAGCCGAATACAACGTGGACCTGCTTCCCAAGATCCGGGTTGAAGTCCTGGCCACCGACGAACAGTCCGACGACATCCTGGACGTGATCATCGCCAGCTCCAACACCGGCAGGGCCGGGGACGGCAAGGTCTGGACCATCGACGTCCATGAAGCAGTGCGCGTCCGGACCGGGGAACGCGGAGTAGCCGCCATCTAA
- a CDS encoding glucose-6-phosphate dehydrogenase, with amino-acid sequence MTSQTSVQTLLILGASGDLTGRLLLPGLARLVAAGRAEGLRLVGAGSDPWTSEQWQERVRSSFAAAAGAADGPGKEALESLQKETAYHQVDVTAKGALAALLAGLKGPVAVYFALPPRISQQACETLQPEEVPEGTRLVMEKPFGSSEESARSLNRTLARLVPEDHIHRVDHFLGKATVLNILGLRFANNFLEPVWNRQHVEKVEIFFDEDLALEGRARYYDGAGALRDMIQSHLLEVMALMAMEPPATIGERDLRDAVSSVLRASSVRAPFTDTTRRARYTAGSLAGKAVPDYAKEEGVDAGRGTETLAEIQVDIDNWRWQGVPFILRSGKALGDKRKEAVVTFLPVPHLPGGFTGVDSPNQLRIGFGPDTLEFDVDVNGPGNIFSLGRVTLEAELSASDLLPYGEVLEGVLTGDPLLSVRGDTAEDCWRIVEPVLKAWAKNEVPLEEYDAGSAGPASWPTNREAGAGGGD; translated from the coding sequence ATGACGAGCCAAACATCTGTCCAGACCCTGCTCATCCTCGGTGCCTCGGGCGACCTGACCGGCCGGCTCCTCCTTCCCGGCCTGGCCCGGCTGGTGGCGGCGGGCCGGGCCGAAGGGCTCCGACTGGTGGGCGCCGGATCTGATCCGTGGACCTCGGAACAGTGGCAGGAGCGGGTCCGGTCGTCGTTCGCCGCGGCAGCCGGCGCAGCGGACGGCCCGGGAAAGGAAGCCCTGGAGTCCTTGCAGAAGGAGACGGCGTACCACCAGGTGGATGTCACGGCCAAGGGTGCCCTTGCTGCCCTGCTGGCAGGGCTCAAAGGCCCCGTTGCCGTATATTTTGCGCTTCCGCCCCGCATCAGCCAGCAGGCCTGCGAGACACTCCAGCCGGAGGAGGTGCCGGAGGGCACCCGGCTGGTGATGGAGAAGCCGTTCGGCTCCAGCGAGGAGTCGGCGCGCTCCCTGAACCGTACCCTCGCGCGCCTGGTTCCGGAGGACCACATCCACCGCGTGGACCACTTCCTGGGCAAGGCGACCGTGCTGAATATCCTGGGCCTGCGGTTTGCCAACAACTTCCTGGAGCCCGTGTGGAACCGGCAGCACGTGGAAAAAGTTGAGATCTTCTTCGACGAGGACCTGGCCCTTGAGGGCCGCGCCCGCTACTACGACGGTGCCGGTGCCCTCCGCGACATGATCCAGAGCCACCTGCTGGAGGTCATGGCACTCATGGCTATGGAGCCTCCCGCCACCATCGGCGAGCGCGACCTCCGCGACGCGGTATCCAGCGTCCTTCGGGCCAGCAGCGTCCGCGCCCCGTTTACCGACACAACCCGCAGGGCGCGCTATACGGCGGGGTCGCTGGCAGGGAAGGCCGTCCCCGACTACGCGAAGGAAGAGGGGGTGGATGCCGGCCGGGGAACGGAGACCCTTGCCGAGATCCAGGTGGACATCGACAACTGGCGCTGGCAGGGCGTGCCGTTCATCCTGCGCTCCGGGAAGGCGCTGGGCGACAAGCGCAAGGAAGCGGTGGTCACCTTCCTTCCCGTGCCGCACCTGCCCGGGGGCTTCACGGGGGTGGACTCCCCCAACCAGTTGCGGATCGGTTTTGGCCCGGACACGCTGGAGTTCGACGTCGACGTCAACGGCCCCGGGAACATTTTCAGCCTGGGCCGGGTCACCCTGGAGGCGGAATTGAGCGCCTCCGACCTGCTGCCGTACGGCGAAGTGCTGGAGGGCGTGTTGACCGGAGACCCGTTGCTGTCGGTCCGCGGCGACACCGCGGAGGACTGCTGGCGGATCGTCGAGCCGGTGCTCAAGGCGTGGGCAAAGAATGAGGTCCCGCTGGAGGAGTACGACGCCGGTTCGGCCGGCCCGGCGTCCTGGCCCACCAACCGCGAAGCGGGTGCGGGCGGCGGGGACTGA